A portion of the Pseudomonas protegens CHA0 genome contains these proteins:
- a CDS encoding L-serine ammonia-lyase — protein MAISVFDLFKIGIGPSSSHTVGPMRAAALFVQVLKERQLLEQVRRVEVQLFGSLSATGIGHGSDNAVIMGLMGEWPDAIDPSLIGTRIELLRETDTLLLDGRLPVPFIWARDMQLVDRNLPFHPNAMTLVAAGEEGELHRDTYYSVGGGFVVDQAQADSGVADLDRSELPYDFSSAVELLGLCQKHNLRVAELMLANEKVWRSEEEIRSGLMALWRAMQDCVEQGLKHEGILPGGLNVRRRAAKLHRSLQELNKPNVIGSTLSAMEWVNLFALAVNEENAAGGRMVTAPTNGAAGIIPAVLHYFMKFSEDVTDANVVDFFLGAAAIGILCKKNASISGAEVGCQGEVGSACAMAAAGLAEILGATPEQLCNAAEIGLEHNLGLTCDPVGGLVQVPCIERNAIAAVKAINAAQMALRGDGQHFISLDRVIRTMRDTGADMHDKYKETSRGGLAVSAVEC, from the coding sequence ATGGCTATCAGTGTTTTCGACCTGTTCAAGATCGGCATCGGCCCCTCCAGTTCCCACACGGTCGGGCCCATGCGCGCAGCGGCTTTGTTCGTCCAGGTGTTAAAGGAAAGGCAACTGTTGGAGCAGGTACGCCGGGTCGAGGTGCAGCTCTTCGGTTCGCTGTCCGCCACCGGCATCGGCCATGGCAGCGATAACGCGGTGATCATGGGCCTGATGGGGGAGTGGCCGGACGCGATCGACCCGTCGCTGATCGGCACGCGCATCGAGCTGCTGCGGGAAACCGACACTCTGTTGCTGGACGGGCGGCTGCCAGTGCCTTTCATCTGGGCCCGGGACATGCAGCTGGTGGACCGCAACCTGCCATTCCATCCCAACGCCATGACCCTGGTGGCCGCGGGCGAAGAGGGTGAGCTGCACCGCGATACCTACTATTCGGTGGGCGGCGGTTTTGTCGTCGACCAGGCCCAGGCCGACAGCGGTGTGGCGGACCTGGACCGCAGCGAGCTGCCTTACGATTTTTCCAGTGCGGTGGAACTGCTGGGCCTGTGCCAGAAGCACAACCTGCGGGTCGCCGAACTGATGCTGGCCAACGAGAAGGTCTGGCGTTCGGAAGAGGAAATCCGCAGCGGCCTGATGGCGCTCTGGCGTGCCATGCAGGACTGCGTGGAACAGGGGCTCAAGCACGAGGGCATCCTGCCTGGCGGGCTCAACGTGCGTCGCCGCGCGGCCAAGTTGCACCGTAGCTTGCAGGAACTGAACAAGCCCAATGTGATCGGCTCCACCCTCAGCGCCATGGAGTGGGTCAACCTGTTTGCCCTGGCGGTGAACGAAGAGAACGCCGCCGGCGGACGCATGGTCACCGCCCCCACCAACGGCGCGGCGGGGATCATTCCGGCGGTGCTGCATTACTTCATGAAATTCAGCGAAGACGTCACCGACGCCAACGTGGTGGATTTCTTTCTCGGCGCGGCGGCCATCGGCATCCTGTGCAAGAAGAACGCCTCCATCTCCGGTGCCGAAGTCGGCTGCCAAGGTGAAGTGGGTTCGGCCTGCGCCATGGCGGCGGCCGGGCTGGCGGAAATTCTCGGGGCGACCCCGGAGCAGTTGTGCAACGCCGCGGAAATCGGCCTGGAGCACAACCTCGGCCTGACCTGTGATCCGGTGGGCGGGCTGGTGCAGGTGCCGTGCATCGAGCGCAATGCGATTGCCGCGGTGAAGGCGATCAATGCCGCGCAAATGGCCTTGCGCGGCGATGGCCAGCATTTCATTTCCCTGGACCGGGTGATTCGCACCATGCGTGATACCGGCGCCGACATGCACGACAAATACAAGGAAACCTCCCGTGGCGGCCTGGCGGTCAGCGCCGTGGAGTGCTGA
- a CDS encoding choline ABC transporter substrate-binding protein: MKGSPSLLLAAMLSLPLLAQAAEPAQCSTVNFSDVGWTDITVTTATTSVVLNALGYKTKTTMISVPVTYKSLADGKNMDVFLGNWMPTMENDIKPYRDAGTVATLRANLENAKYTLAVPESLYDKGLKDFADIVKFKKELDGKIYGIEPGNDGNRTIQTMIDKNAFGLKDAGFKVVESSEAGMLSQVERAQRRDTAVVFLGWEPHPMNTRFKMKYLTGGDEFFGPNFGQATIYTNTRKGYAEECSNVGQLLKNLSFTLNMESTLMGNVLDDKMKPEAAAKAWLKQNPQVLDTWLAGVTTIDGKPGLEAVKAKLAQASN, from the coding sequence ATGAAAGGTTCCCCGTCGTTGTTGTTGGCCGCCATGCTGAGTCTGCCGCTTCTGGCACAAGCCGCAGAACCGGCACAATGCAGCACCGTAAACTTCTCCGATGTCGGCTGGACCGATATCACCGTGACCACCGCCACCACCAGCGTCGTGCTCAACGCCCTGGGCTACAAGACCAAGACCACCATGATTTCCGTGCCCGTGACCTACAAGTCCCTGGCCGACGGCAAGAACATGGACGTGTTCCTCGGCAACTGGATGCCGACCATGGAAAACGACATCAAGCCCTACCGCGACGCCGGGACCGTGGCCACCCTGCGGGCCAACCTGGAAAACGCCAAATACACCCTGGCGGTGCCCGAGTCGCTGTACGACAAGGGCCTGAAGGACTTCGCCGACATCGTCAAATTCAAGAAGGAACTGGACGGCAAGATCTACGGCATCGAGCCGGGCAACGACGGCAACCGCACCATCCAGACCATGATCGACAAGAATGCCTTCGGCCTGAAGGACGCCGGCTTCAAGGTGGTGGAATCCAGCGAGGCAGGCATGCTGTCCCAGGTCGAGCGCGCACAGCGCCGTGACACCGCGGTGGTGTTCCTGGGCTGGGAACCGCACCCGATGAACACCCGTTTCAAGATGAAGTACCTGACCGGCGGCGACGAGTTCTTCGGCCCCAACTTCGGCCAGGCCACCATCTACACCAACACCCGCAAGGGCTATGCCGAAGAGTGCAGCAACGTCGGCCAGTTGCTGAAGAACCTGTCGTTCACCCTGAACATGGAAAGCACCCTGATGGGCAACGTGCTGGACGACAAGATGAAGCCTGAGGCGGCCGCCAAGGCCTGGTTGAAGCAGAACCCTCAGGTGCTCGATACCTGGCTCGCCGGCGTGACCACCATTGACGGTAAACCTGGCCTGGAGGCCGTGAAAGCCAAGCTTGCACAAGCTTCAAATTAA
- the choW gene encoding choline ABC transporter permease subunit, translated as MLTDQKIPLGQYIAAFVEWLTKHGASTFDAIATTLETMIHGVTFALTWFNPLALIGLIALLAHLIQRKWGLTAFVVLSFLLILNLGYWQETMETLAQVLFATLVCVLIGVPLGIVAAHKPLFYTMMRPVLDLMQTVPTFVYLIPTLTLFGLGVVPGLISTVVFAIAAPIRLTYLGIRDVPQELMDAGKAFGCSRRQLLSRIELPHAMPSIAAGITQCIMLSLSMVVIAALVGADGLGKPVVNALNTADIALGFEAGLAIVLLAIMLDRICKQPEAKVGGDA; from the coding sequence ATGCTCACTGATCAGAAAATCCCCCTGGGCCAGTACATCGCGGCTTTCGTCGAGTGGTTGACGAAGCACGGCGCCAGCACCTTCGACGCGATCGCTACCACCCTGGAAACCATGATCCACGGCGTGACGTTCGCGCTGACCTGGTTCAACCCCCTGGCCCTGATCGGCCTGATTGCCCTGCTGGCGCACCTGATCCAGCGCAAATGGGGCCTGACCGCCTTTGTCGTGCTGTCCTTCCTGTTGATCCTCAACCTGGGGTACTGGCAGGAAACCATGGAAACCCTGGCCCAGGTGCTGTTCGCCACCCTGGTCTGCGTGCTCATCGGCGTACCGCTGGGCATAGTCGCGGCGCACAAGCCGCTGTTCTACACCATGATGCGGCCGGTGCTGGACCTGATGCAGACCGTGCCCACCTTCGTCTACCTGATCCCGACCCTGACCCTGTTCGGCCTGGGGGTGGTACCCGGCTTGATTTCCACGGTGGTGTTCGCCATCGCCGCGCCGATCCGCCTGACCTACCTGGGCATTCGCGATGTTCCACAAGAGTTGATGGACGCCGGCAAGGCCTTTGGCTGCTCGCGCCGTCAGTTGTTGTCGCGCATTGAACTGCCCCACGCCATGCCGAGCATCGCCGCCGGCATTACCCAATGCATCATGCTGTCGCTGTCGATGGTGGTGATCGCCGCCCTGGTGGGCGCCGATGGCCTGGGCAAGCCGGTGGTCAACGCCCTCAATACCGCGGATATCGCCCTGGGCTTCGAAGCCGGCCTGGCCATTGTGCTGCTGGCGATCATGCTCGACCGCATCTGCAAGCAACCTGAAGCCAAAGTAGGAGGTGACGCATGA
- the choV gene encoding choline ABC transporter ATP-binding protein, which translates to MSIIRFDKVDVIFSKDPREPLKLLDQGMTRNEILKKTGQIVGVENASLDIEKGEICVLMGLSGSGKSSLLRCINGLNTVSRGKLFVEHEGKQIDIASCSPAELKMMRTKRIAMVFQKFALMPWLTVRENISFGLEMQGRPEKERRKLVDEKLELVGLTQWRNKKPDELSGGMQQRVGLARALAMDADILLMDEPFSALDPLIRQGLQDELLELQRKLSKTIVFVSHDLDEALKLGSRIAIMKDGRIIQYSNPEEIVLNPADDYVRTFVAHTNPLNVLCGRSLMRSLDNCKRVNGSVCLDPGGDSWLDLAEGNTIKGARRNGSQLDLQNWVPGQAVEELGRRPTLVDSSIGMRDALQIRYQTGNKLVLHDNQKVVGILGDSELYHALLGKNLG; encoded by the coding sequence ATGAGCATTATCCGCTTCGACAAGGTCGACGTGATTTTCTCCAAGGACCCGCGCGAGCCCCTCAAGCTGCTGGACCAGGGCATGACCCGCAACGAGATCCTGAAGAAGACCGGGCAGATCGTCGGCGTCGAGAATGCCAGCCTGGACATCGAGAAAGGCGAGATCTGCGTGCTGATGGGCCTCTCCGGTTCCGGCAAGTCGAGCCTGCTGCGCTGCATCAACGGCCTGAACACCGTGAGCCGCGGCAAGCTGTTCGTCGAGCATGAAGGCAAGCAGATCGACATCGCCTCCTGCAGCCCCGCCGAGCTGAAGATGATGCGCACCAAGCGCATCGCCATGGTGTTCCAGAAGTTCGCCCTGATGCCCTGGCTGACCGTGCGCGAAAACATCAGCTTCGGCCTGGAAATGCAGGGCCGCCCGGAAAAGGAACGGCGCAAGCTGGTGGACGAGAAGCTTGAGCTGGTGGGCCTGACCCAGTGGCGCAACAAGAAGCCCGACGAACTCTCCGGAGGCATGCAGCAGCGCGTGGGCCTGGCCCGTGCCCTGGCCATGGACGCCGATATCCTGCTGATGGACGAACCCTTCTCGGCCCTCGACCCGCTGATCCGCCAGGGCCTGCAGGACGAACTGCTGGAGCTGCAACGCAAGCTGAGCAAGACCATCGTCTTCGTCAGCCACGACCTGGATGAGGCCCTGAAGCTGGGCAGCCGCATCGCCATCATGAAAGACGGACGGATCATCCAGTACAGCAACCCGGAAGAGATCGTGCTCAACCCGGCGGACGACTATGTACGGACTTTCGTTGCCCACACCAACCCACTGAACGTGCTGTGCGGGCGCAGCCTGATGCGCAGCCTGGACAACTGCAAGCGGGTCAACGGCTCGGTATGCCTGGACCCGGGTGGCGATTCCTGGCTCGACCTGGCCGAAGGCAACACCATCAAGGGCGCACGCCGCAACGGCTCGCAGCTGGACCTGCAGAACTGGGTTCCGGGGCAAGCCGTGGAAGAACTGGGCCGACGCCCGACCCTGGTGGACTCCAGCATCGGCATGCGCGATGCCCTGCAGATCCGCTACCAGACCGGCAACAAACTGGTGCTCCACGACAACCAGAAAGTGGTGGGTATCCTTGGCGACAGCGAGCTCTACCACGCGCTGCTCGGCAAGAACCTGGGTTAA
- a CDS encoding BCCT family transporter → MFYTSTALILLLTAILIIAPQEAGRLLGIAQAWLSRSFGWYYMVVIAAYLVFVVGLAFSSYGKLKLGTKQDTPDFSYGAWAGMLFSSGIGISLLYFGASEPLDHYFNPPEGVPGSNLAARQALQLTFLHWGLHGWAIYALVGLAVAYFAYRHNQPLALRSALYPLVGERWVKGAAGHAVDGFGMFVTLLGLVTNLGIGSMQVSSGLENLFGMEHSNTNLLIVIIVMSTVATIAAVSGVENGIRRLSNLNIVLFSGLLIFVLLFGPTLHLLNGFVQNIGDYLNGVVLKTFDLYVYEGDSAKSDRWLGLWTLFYWAWWISWAPFVGMFIARISRGRTVRELVAGVLLIPLGFTLAWLSIFGNSALDLVVNQGAVELGKTALEQPSMAIYQLLEHYPASKIVIGVSIFVGFVLFLTPADSGAVMMANLSCKGGNVDEDAPHWLRIFWSVVITLVTIGLLFAGNFEAMQTMVVLAGLPFSVVLICFMFGLHKAMRQDVQIEQEQAQLAERGRRGFSERLSQLDLQPTQSVVQRYMDKHVSPALQEAAAQLRNLSLEVQTNLGKSKNLLGLRVEMDEGNPFVYEVSLDGYLATPSESTQPEGADSEVRSRFYRAEVYLHNGSQEYDLMGFTQEQITRDVLDQFESHRQLLGRVYS, encoded by the coding sequence GTGTTCTACACCTCCACCGCGCTGATCCTGTTGTTGACCGCCATTCTGATCATCGCCCCGCAAGAGGCCGGCCGACTGCTGGGCATTGCCCAGGCCTGGTTGTCCCGCAGCTTCGGCTGGTACTACATGGTGGTGATCGCCGCTTACCTGGTGTTCGTGGTGGGCCTGGCGTTCTCCTCCTACGGCAAGCTCAAGCTGGGGACCAAGCAGGACACCCCGGACTTCAGCTACGGCGCCTGGGCGGGGATGCTGTTTTCCTCCGGCATCGGCATCTCGCTGCTGTACTTCGGTGCTTCCGAGCCCCTGGACCACTACTTCAACCCGCCGGAAGGCGTACCGGGCAGCAACCTGGCCGCACGCCAGGCGCTGCAGCTGACGTTCCTGCACTGGGGCCTGCACGGCTGGGCCATCTATGCCCTGGTGGGCCTGGCGGTGGCGTACTTCGCCTATCGGCATAACCAGCCACTGGCACTGCGTTCGGCGTTGTACCCGCTGGTGGGCGAGCGCTGGGTCAAGGGTGCGGCCGGCCATGCGGTGGACGGTTTCGGCATGTTCGTGACCCTGCTGGGCCTGGTGACCAACCTCGGGATTGGTTCGATGCAGGTGTCTTCTGGCCTGGAAAACCTGTTCGGCATGGAGCACAGCAACACCAACCTGCTGATCGTGATCATCGTCATGAGCACGGTGGCCACCATCGCTGCGGTGTCCGGTGTGGAAAACGGCATCCGCCGCCTGTCCAACCTGAACATCGTGCTGTTCAGCGGCCTGTTGATCTTCGTCCTGCTGTTTGGCCCGACCCTGCACCTGCTCAACGGCTTCGTGCAGAACATCGGCGACTACCTGAACGGTGTAGTGCTCAAGACCTTCGACCTCTATGTGTATGAGGGCGACAGCGCCAAGTCCGATCGCTGGCTGGGCCTGTGGACCCTGTTCTACTGGGCCTGGTGGATTTCCTGGGCGCCATTTGTAGGCATGTTCATCGCGCGTATTTCCCGTGGTCGCACCGTGCGTGAACTGGTGGCCGGCGTATTGCTGATTCCCCTGGGCTTCACCCTGGCCTGGCTGTCGATCTTCGGTAACTCGGCTCTGGATCTGGTGGTCAATCAGGGAGCCGTGGAGTTGGGCAAGACGGCGTTGGAACAGCCGTCCATGGCGATCTACCAACTGCTCGAGCACTACCCGGCCTCGAAGATTGTCATCGGTGTGTCGATCTTCGTCGGCTTCGTGCTGTTCCTGACCCCCGCCGACTCCGGGGCGGTGATGATGGCCAACCTTTCGTGCAAGGGCGGCAACGTCGACGAAGACGCCCCGCACTGGCTGCGGATCTTCTGGTCGGTGGTGATCACCCTGGTGACCATCGGCCTGCTGTTCGCCGGCAACTTCGAAGCCATGCAGACCATGGTGGTGCTGGCCGGCCTGCCGTTCTCGGTGGTGCTGATCTGCTTCATGTTCGGCTTGCACAAGGCCATGCGCCAGGACGTGCAGATCGAGCAGGAGCAGGCGCAACTGGCCGAGCGTGGTCGTCGTGGCTTCAGCGAGCGCCTGAGCCAGCTGGACCTGCAGCCGACCCAGTCGGTGGTGCAGCGCTACATGGACAAGCACGTCAGCCCGGCCTTGCAGGAAGCGGCGGCGCAACTGCGCAACTTGAGCCTGGAAGTGCAGACCAACCTGGGCAAGTCGAAGAACCTGCTGGGCCTGCGCGTGGAAATGGATGAAGGCAATCCCTTCGTCTATGAAGTGAGCCTGGACGGCTACCTGGCGACGCCTAGCGAATCGACCCAGCCGGAAGGGGCCGACAGCGAAGTGCGCAGCCGTTTCTACCGCGCCGAGGTGTATCTGCACAACGGCAGCCAGGAATACGACTTGATGGGCTTCACCCAGGAGCAGATCACCCGGGATGTGCTCGATCAGTTCGAAAGCCATCGGCAGCTCCTTGGCCGTGTCTATAGCTGA
- the betI gene encoding transcriptional regulator BetI, with translation MPKVGMQPIRRQQLIEATLQAVDQVGMGDASIALIARLAGVSNGIISHYFRDKNGLIAATMGYIMSMLNEGVRARRQALTDDSPRAHLKVIIEGNFDASQVNGPAMKTWLAFWASSMHQPDLHRLQRINDHRLYSNLCCQFRRALPLYHARKAARGLAALIDGLWLRGALSGDAFDTDQAIRIAYEYMDLQLAKQER, from the coding sequence ATGCCCAAGGTCGGTATGCAACCCATACGCCGCCAGCAATTGATCGAAGCCACGCTGCAAGCGGTCGATCAGGTCGGAATGGGGGACGCCAGCATTGCGCTGATCGCCCGTTTGGCCGGTGTCTCGAACGGCATCATCAGTCACTACTTTCGGGACAAGAACGGCCTGATCGCAGCGACGATGGGTTACATCATGAGCATGCTCAACGAAGGCGTCAGAGCACGCCGCCAGGCCCTGACGGACGACAGCCCGCGCGCTCATCTGAAAGTGATCATCGAGGGCAACTTCGATGCCAGCCAGGTGAACGGCCCGGCAATGAAAACCTGGTTGGCCTTCTGGGCTTCCAGCATGCACCAGCCCGATTTGCACAGGTTGCAGCGGATCAACGACCACCGCTTGTATTCCAACCTGTGTTGCCAGTTCCGCCGTGCCCTGCCGCTCTACCATGCGCGCAAGGCAGCCCGCGGCCTGGCGGCCTTGATCGACGGTTTGTGGCTGCGTGGTGCCTTGTCGGGTGATGCATTCGACACCGACCAGGCGATACGGATCGCTTACGAATACATGGATCTACAACTGGCTAAGCAGGAGCGCTAG
- the betB gene encoding betaine-aldehyde dehydrogenase: MARFELQKLYIDGGYTDAGSDATFDAINPANGEVLAQVQRATKEDVERAVVSAEKGQKIWAAMTAMERSRILRRAVEILRERNDELAALETLDTGKAFSETKYVDIVTGADVLEYYAGLVPAIEGEQIPLRTTSFVYTRREPLGVVAGIGAWNYPIQIALWKSAPALAAGNAMIFKPSEVTSLTTLKLAEIYTEAGLPDGVFNVLTGSGREVGTWLTEHPRIEKVSFTGGTDTGKKVMASASSSSLKDVTMELGGKSPLIIFDDADLDRAADTAMMANFYSSGQVCTNGTRVFVPSHLKAAFEAKIAERVARIRIGNPEDENTNFGPLVSFPHMESVLGYIAKGKEEGARVLCGGERLTDGEFAKGAFVAPTVFTDCTDDMTIVREEIFGPVMAILTYETEEEVIRRANDTDFGLAAGLVTKDLNRAHRVIHQLEAGICWINAWGESDAKMPVGGYKQSGVGRENGISSLNNFTRIKSVQVELGDYASVF, from the coding sequence ATGGCCCGTTTCGAACTGCAAAAACTCTACATCGACGGCGGCTACACCGATGCCGGCAGCGACGCCACTTTCGATGCCATCAACCCGGCCAACGGTGAAGTTCTCGCACAAGTGCAGCGTGCGACCAAGGAAGACGTTGAACGCGCCGTGGTCAGCGCCGAGAAAGGCCAGAAGATCTGGGCCGCCATGACCGCCATGGAGCGTTCGCGCATCCTGCGCCGCGCCGTGGAAATCCTCCGCGAGCGCAACGACGAACTGGCCGCCCTGGAAACCCTGGACACCGGTAAGGCGTTCTCCGAAACCAAGTACGTGGACATCGTCACCGGCGCCGACGTGCTGGAATACTACGCAGGCCTGGTACCGGCCATCGAAGGCGAGCAGATCCCGCTGCGCACCACTTCCTTCGTCTACACCCGTCGCGAGCCCCTGGGCGTAGTGGCCGGTATCGGCGCGTGGAACTACCCGATCCAGATCGCCCTGTGGAAATCCGCACCGGCCCTGGCGGCCGGTAACGCGATGATCTTCAAGCCGAGCGAAGTGACCTCGCTGACCACCCTGAAACTAGCCGAGATCTACACCGAAGCCGGCCTGCCGGATGGCGTGTTCAACGTCCTGACCGGCAGCGGCCGCGAAGTCGGCACCTGGCTGACCGAGCACCCGCGCATCGAGAAGGTCTCCTTCACCGGCGGCACCGACACTGGCAAGAAGGTCATGGCCAGCGCTTCCAGCTCCTCGCTGAAAGACGTGACCATGGAACTGGGCGGCAAGTCGCCACTGATCATCTTCGACGACGCCGACCTGGATCGCGCCGCCGACACCGCCATGATGGCCAACTTCTACAGCTCCGGTCAGGTCTGCACCAACGGCACTCGCGTGTTCGTGCCGAGCCACCTGAAAGCCGCTTTCGAAGCCAAGATCGCCGAGCGCGTTGCACGCATCCGCATCGGCAACCCGGAAGACGAAAACACCAACTTCGGCCCGCTGGTCAGCTTCCCGCACATGGAAAGCGTGCTGGGCTACATCGCCAAGGGTAAAGAAGAAGGTGCCCGTGTACTGTGCGGCGGCGAGCGCCTGACCGACGGCGAATTCGCCAAGGGAGCCTTCGTTGCACCGACCGTGTTCACCGACTGCACCGACGACATGACCATCGTCCGTGAAGAAATCTTCGGCCCAGTGATGGCGATCCTGACTTACGAAACCGAAGAAGAAGTGATCCGCCGCGCCAACGACACCGACTTCGGCCTGGCTGCCGGCCTGGTCACCAAGGATCTGAACCGCGCTCACCGCGTGATTCATCAGCTCGAAGCCGGTATCTGCTGGATCAACGCCTGGGGCGAGTCCGACGCCAAGATGCCGGTTGGCGGCTACAAGCAGTCGGGCGTGGGCCGTGAGAACGGCATCAGCTCGCTGAACAACTTCACCCGCATCAAGTCGGTGCAGGTCGAGCTGGGCGACTACGCCTCGGTGTTCTAA